Part of the Cohnella candidum genome, AACCGCGCCATAATTCCACTTTCGTGCCTGGTCCCCCTACATCGTCTGCCCGCTGTCCACGGTGATGATCTGCCCGGTGATCGCTTCCTGCTCCAGTACCGCGCAGATGAAATGGGCGATATCCTCCGGCGTGGATACTCTCCGAAGCGGCAGCTGCGGGCTGAGCGCCCGCATTTTCTCTTCCCTGCCCGCCCACCAGCGGGTTTCTACGGCTCCAGGCACGACGCTGCACACCCGGATTTCCGGCGCCAAGGCATGTGCCAATGACTTGGTCAGCCCATGCACCGCCGCCTTGCTGACGGCATAGGGGAGCGAAGAACCGACTCCCGTAATCCCGGCGATGCTCCCCAAGTTCACGATTGCTCCGCGTCCGCTTTTCTTCATCCACGGAGCTGCCGCCCTCGCGCAATGGAACATCCCCTTTACGTTGACGGCGAACAGCTCGTCCCACATGGTATCCTCGACCCCATCCAAATCCGGCAAAGCAACATGATGGGTGATGCTCGCATTGTTCACGAGCAGATCGAGTGAGCCGTACCGCTCCACGATCCTCTCGACCATTTCGTCCACCTCGCGGGCATTGGACACGTCCGCTTTCACCGCAATTGCGCTGCCTCCCCGTTCCTCAATCATGCGCACCGTTTCTTCGGCATCCTTCTTCGAGCGGGAGTAATTCACCGCGACGAAAGCGCCCTTCTCCGCCAGCGTAAGGCTAGCCGCCCGGCCAATGCCCGTGCCCCCTCCGGTCACGAGAGCCGTTTTCCCTTTCAGTTCCATGTCGTCATCCCTCCGATAAATTCAGGTTAACGCAACAGCACGTTCGTGTATAATTGAATTATCAGAATGAATGATTCATTATTTTTGAATCAAATAAGAATAAAGAAGACCAGCCCGCATCGGCAGGCCGGTCTTCCTTCTTGCCAATCTTATCTATGAAAGATTAGTCCGCATTGCTGAAGCGAATCGCATCCACGTCGTCGTTTTTCACCCGGCCCGACAGGGTGCCTGCCGGGTACGGATCCAGATCGGTGTCCACATTCAGATTGTTGAGGATGCAAACGATGTTGCCGAACGGGGTTCCGCCCTCTCTCGCGAGATCCGGCCGGATCTCCATGGTATCGCCCTTGAAGCCGGCGGTTTCGTAAAAGGTAATCTTCCGATTGTTCGGCAGAATGGCCACGAACCCGGAAATTTCGTCGTCCCACTCGTCGTCGTCGATACCGCCGTGATCCGTCTTCGGCAGATCGCCCAAATCGGTGATTTCGTCGCCGAGCGCCTCGACGACCCAAAGCTTGTTGCCGCCGATGGGTTGCAAGACGTGGCCGAGCGCTTTCTTCAGCCCCAGCAGCATCAGCACGAAGTTCAGCTTGCCCGTGACGCCGTCCAGCAGGCCGTAGATCGCTTCGATTTGCCCGTTCACTTTCTCGAGCACCGGCTTCAGCAGATCCCAACGCGTCAGCCCCGTTATCGAGGATTGGGGAAGCACGATAAGCCGGTCGCCCGCCTGGTCCAAGTCGTCCAACCGGTGTTCGGTCGCCAGCAGCAGCTCGGGCACGGCGATCGGAATCTGCGTGATCGGAAGCTTCGGCAGCGATGTCTTGATCGGAGGAAGCGTCGGGATTTGGATTTCCAGATTGGCTTCCAGGTAACGAAGCTCGATTTCGGCAAGCTGGTGGAACCCTTTGACTTGGGGCATCAGGAGAACGTCGAGGCGGGAATCCTTCCAGACGTTTTCGCTCGTGTTGCCGCCGGGGGCCGGGAGATGGAACTCGCTCTCTTCCAGGAGTTCGAATGCCCCATTCACCTGCTTGTAGAGCTTCCACTCCAGCTTGATTTGGAACGGGATCGGAAGCTCGAACGGGAGCAGGTCGTCGATGAACGGCAGCTTGCCGTGAAGCAGCTTCTCCGGCAGCGCGATCCCTTCGGCGCTTCTTGCCAGGCCCGCAGGGGCTCCCGCTTGCGCAAGGCTGGACGTAAGTTCGGCGGCAAGAGGCGTTCCGGGCTCCAGAACGTCCGCGTTCCTGGTCACCTGGAGATGCTGCAGAATGCCGGATACGATCTTGTCCTGGAACGGCAGCAGGCTCAGGTTGGAGAACGGCAGCTCAAGCGGCGGCAGCGGCAGTTTCAGTCCGTTCAAGAAAGCCGTTACGGACGCTTGGACCTTGCGCGTGAGCGAGGAAGCGGCGCCGTCCCATTTCTTAGGCGGCAGGAAGGAGAAAGACGTCTGCAGGCTGTTCAATCCCTCCGTCGTTTGGAAATCCACGCCTTCCGCGAGCGGATTGCCATCTCCGTCGACGACGCTCCAAGCGATATCCCGAATTTCGAACGGGAGCGAGATTCCGCCGATCGGCAGCCCTCCCTTGATCGGGAACCACTGCAGGTCGGGCAGCGAAGCGGCGGCGAACGGATTGGCCACGTCCGCGAGGCTCTCGAGCGGCGTCAAAAGCTTGACCAGCACTTTCTCCCCGATCCGTACGGAGCCCGATTTGCTCGACTTCACTTGGAAGAGGGACAGGATTTTCTCTTTCACGATCGGCAGTTGCTTGATCAGCAGCGTGACCGGATTGGATACGGCCGGCACCCCATTGAACAGGTAGGAGACGGTTCCTTTGAGTTCGAAGGTTTCCGGAACCGCTTTATCTTCCGTGTCCGCGAGAGACGGCTGGATGAACAGCTTTTGCCCGAAAGGGCTGCTACCCGTGTCGGACAGGAAGTAATCCTTGCCGAGCTTCAGCGGCGTATCTTCCGCGGCGGCCAGCGTGGTCGACTTTTTGCTCAACTTCCAATCGATGCCCGTGACTTTCCAAGGTATATTCAAAGCGCCGAGAACGAGATTGCCGATCGGCTCCGCCAGATCGAGCACGGAATGGACGAGCTTCAGTTCGAGCGCCTGACCGGGTTGCAGCGCATGGAAGGAGTCGGGTACGAGATCGAACCCGCCCACGATATCCGAAACGGCGGACTGCGCGGACTGGATGATCGTGGATGGCGTCGTCAGGGACAAGGTTTGCGTGATTCCGTTACATTCCGTGAGAACGCTCGCCTTCGCGTAAGCTTCGTAATCCTCTTCCTTCGGGAGGAAGAGAAACCGGGAAGTGATTTTGCCGAGTCCGTCGGGCGCTTTGAAATCCTGTCCCTCCAGCAGCTTTACCGGCGCGGCGGCAGCGGCACCGGCCGGCGGTTTTCGGAACGCTTCCCACCGTACGGAATGGATCGTGACGAGCGTAGGCTTGCCATTCACCGGCATCGTCGTCTTGATCGGGAATGAGTCGACCGACGTACCTTCCGGAAGAGACTGCAAAATCGTGGACAGACTGGCCTGCAAATACTCTCCGCTCCGGAGGATTTCCGTGGAGGTGGATTCGGCGAGGAAGGAATTGAAGTACGTCTCCGGCACCGTCGGAAGCAAGGTCACCGTTTCCGGAGAGAACGTCCGCGACACCGAATAGCCGTTCAAAATCACTTGCACGACCGGCTGAATCGTGAGATCCGTTTTCTGTTCGACTTTCAGCAGCGGAGTGACCGTTACTTCGGCGTACTTGTCCGTCCTCGATTCTTCGAGGTTGTAATCCTTGCCCATGACAAGCTCCGAGGTCCCTCTCTTCACGCTGAGCAGGATTTCGAGTTCATAAGGGAAATCGTAGTTTTGCCCGTAATAGTACTGTCCCTGATAACCCGAGCGCGGGGATACCGGAAACGCCGGCTTGCAAATGCGGTACACCAGAGATTGCCCGGGCGACAATACGCCGTCTGCCGGGATTTGCGTGGAAAACAAATTCTGCTTCAGCTCGTTGAGGTCAATCGGGGTTTGTCCCAGAATGACTTCCATACATCAATTCACTCCTCGTTTTAATTTTGGGTAACCATGGGTGCATTGTCATTTCATGGATGTTTGACCCGATTAGATTATAAGGGCTGGACAAGTCACGGCGTTATAGGCAGAAACTCCCGAACTGCCGACACGTTCCGCTAAAATTTTCGCTAGAGGAGAGTTCCGAATGGACCTTAAAGCGGTGAAAACCTTCCAAAATATCCTCGCATCCGGGAGCTTCAACCGGGCTGCCGAAGAGCTGAATTACGCCCAATCCACGGTGACCATGCAGATCCAAAAGCTGGAGTCGGCGCTTGGCGTCCAGCTGTTTGAACGGTCCCACAAAACGGTACGATTGACGGAAGCCGGCCGGCTATTCCATGAGCGGAGCTTGAGAATTACCCAGGACATCGATCAGCTGATTGCCAGCTTGACCGACATGAAGACGGGCGAAACCGGAACGGTCCGTCTAGGCGCGATCGAGCCTGCGGCCAGCGCCAGGTTGCCCGTGATCCTTCGTGCATTCATGGAACGTTTTCCGCGTATCCGCGTCTCCGTGGAGATCGCGAACACCCACACTTTGGCGGAAAAAATGCGAAAAGACGAACTGGACATCGCGCTGTGTTCGGCGCCGGACTGGACGTCGGACCTTTATTTCCAACCTCTTTACGAAGAAGAATTCGTCGTGCTAATGCCGGAACGGCACCCTTTGGCCGATCGGGAATCCGTTACGCCGGAGGAACTGGCCTCTCATCGGCTTCTGATCACCGCAGCCAATTGCCCTTATCGCCGAAAATTGGGGCTGACGCTGCAGGAGGCGGGAACGACGCTGTCGGAGACGATGGAAATCGGAAGCATGACGGCATTGCCTTCCTACGTTGCCCAGGGATTCGGCGTTGCGCTCGTCCCCCGCGTCGCGCTGAGCCCGCAGCCGGACGGGACCGTACGCCGGCCATTGAAAGGCGAAGGCATCGACATGACCTGCGGACTGTTGTGCAAAGCCGCCGATTTCCCGCCCAAGCTCGCCGGTGCCCGGCTATATGACCACATTAAGCAGTCGTTCGACCGGACTGGCAGTTGAATCCGGCCGCTCTTCCGGTTATCGTTAACGTAAGACAGATCTAGATGAAAGGAATGGCAAAGCGACCATGCCTTACGCGTTTACCCTGGATCCCGGCGAATTTTTCGCTTTCGGTACCGAAGCGGAACAAATCGACAAATGCAAAGAATGGGGACTGCTTTCGGAGAAAGCGGCGAAAACGAAGACTTTTACTTACAAAGGCAACAACGTGCACCTGAGCTGCCACATAGTCGGTTACGTCGATAAGATGACGGCAGTCATCGAATTCGACAATGGCCAACGGCATTGCGTCCATCCTTCGTACCTGAAGGAGATGCAAGCCTCCGGTTTCGGCCAGAAAACGGCAGCGAGTTCGGAGGAAAACTCAGATCCGTCCGGCACTTCGGACACCGCCGAACAATCCGACGTCCCGACGACTCCGAAGGACGCCGAACCTGCGATCACGCCTAAATCGGAACAGGCCGAACAAGCCGAATCTGCTTCTTCCTCCAAACCGCCTAAAGCGGAAACCGCGCCGAAGCCCGCCGTCAAAAAAGGCAAAGCCGCCAAGGTGGAGCTTCCCGAGGACAAAGTAAAAATGTCCGCCACTATCAAAGAGTTCACGACGGTGCCGAATCATTTCTCCGACACCGACGATGAAGTGGTCATCTACGAAGCCGTATCGATCGAGGAGCCCCAAGCGGAGCTTGGCGACGCCTGGTCGAGTTACAGCGCGACATTAAAGAAACTGGAGCTGCAAGTCGGAGACAAGATTCAGTTCGAAGCCAAGGTCATCGCCAAGAAACTCACCAAGCATCCCGTCCCGTATAAAATCAACAACCCCTCCAAAATCCAAAAAGAAGGATCCTGACTCGTCAGGATCCTTCTTTTTGGCCTTCATGATTTTAGAAGTAAAACCCGATAACGATAAATGAATGCATCATCGATTGCGCAAAAGGAGAGTTCATTATGTCTGCGTCTTTTTTCAAAAAAATTGCCGTGTTCTGCATGGCTCTACTGTTCATTCCGATGTCTTCCGCTTGGGCAGCATCCGTCATCGCGGATCCGACATTGGCGAAAGCCGTTCGCGCGGAATTGCGGCTGCCGTCCGGCAAAACATTGACGCCCTCCGTTTTAAAGAAACTCGAGTCCTTATATCCTGAGGAATCCAAAGCGAAAATTACCCGTCTTCAAGGATTAGAGAATGCCGTTAACATGCAGAGTTTGTTTCTCCCCGGTCAAAATATCAAGGATCTCTCGCCTATTGCAAAGTTAAAGAAACTGACGTTTCTTGCCCTCGACGGAAATCAGATTGCGGACCTTTCCCCGCTGTCCGGATTAAGATCCTTAGAAAAATTGGTCGTTGCGGGAAACAAGATTAAAAGCCTGACGCCGCTTCAGCATTTAAATAAACTTACGGATCTTCTTGCCAGCAACAATCAGGTGACCGACTTAAGTCCCGTAAAGAACATGAAATTGCAGTGGCTGCTATTGGAAGGCAATAAAATCCAAGACCTGACGCCGCTCAAAAACCATCCTACGCTTGAGTATCTTTATCTGGACAACAATCTCATCCAGGACATCAAAGTCCTCGAAACGATCCCGAATTTACGGGAAGTATCGCTACCGGACAACCCTCTGAACGAGGAATCGCTGAAGGTTTTGGTTGATTTAAGGAATAAAGGCGTTACCGCGGTAGCCGGCCGGACAAACAATAAAAACGGAATATACGGAAATCCGATTGTAGTTTCCCTTGATGATGAATACGTTCCGTTCGATCTTCCTCCGTACATGAAGAACGGAACCGTCATGGTCCCGTTCCGGAACCTGTTCGAAAAACTCGGCCTAGAAGTCACATGGAACAAAGATTCGCAAACCATCATCGGGGAAAAAGAAGGTTTGAAAATTGAAATGCAGGTTGGCCGGCCAAGTGCGGACGTGAACGGCGAGACCGTTTCCCTTCCCCTTGCGCCGAAGGTTGTGTACGGAAGCACCTTCGTGCCGCTTCGGTTCGTGGCCGAGTCCATGGACGCGAAGTTGGAATTCGACGACGGCCCCGGAATAGCTGTTATGCGGACCAAGCAGAAAATCGCTTCTTCCGACAATACGGTAGAAGTCGTTGCTTTTGGCAAATGGACTCCTTACGAATCGGATTCTTCGAAATACACGAAACTCGCGATCCGGTCTTCCAATGGAAGCACGCTGGTCGTGAATGTGGTTCCGAAACAAGACCTGCTCGCGGATACGGAGCTGGATGCTTTCTACAAGGACGCCAAATCGCAGTTGCTTGCCGATTCCGGTATCGAG contains:
- a CDS encoding SDR family NAD(P)-dependent oxidoreductase; protein product: MELKGKTALVTGGGTGIGRAASLTLAEKGAFVAVNYSRSKKDAEETVRMIEERGGSAIAVKADVSNAREVDEMVERIVERYGSLDLLVNNASITHHVALPDLDGVEDTMWDELFAVNVKGMFHCARAAAPWMKKSGRGAIVNLGSIAGITGVGSSLPYAVSKAAVHGLTKSLAHALAPEIRVCSVVPGAVETRWWAGREEKMRALSPQLPLRRVSTPEDIAHFICAVLEQEAITGQIITVDSGQTM
- a CDS encoding LysR family transcriptional regulator, with protein sequence MDLKAVKTFQNILASGSFNRAAEELNYAQSTVTMQIQKLESALGVQLFERSHKTVRLTEAGRLFHERSLRITQDIDQLIASLTDMKTGETGTVRLGAIEPAASARLPVILRAFMERFPRIRVSVEIANTHTLAEKMRKDELDIALCSAPDWTSDLYFQPLYEEEFVVLMPERHPLADRESVTPEELASHRLLITAANCPYRRKLGLTLQEAGTTLSETMEIGSMTALPSYVAQGFGVALVPRVALSPQPDGTVRRPLKGEGIDMTCGLLCKAADFPPKLAGARLYDHIKQSFDRTGS
- a CDS encoding stalk domain-containing protein, coding for MSASFFKKIAVFCMALLFIPMSSAWAASVIADPTLAKAVRAELRLPSGKTLTPSVLKKLESLYPEESKAKITRLQGLENAVNMQSLFLPGQNIKDLSPIAKLKKLTFLALDGNQIADLSPLSGLRSLEKLVVAGNKIKSLTPLQHLNKLTDLLASNNQVTDLSPVKNMKLQWLLLEGNKIQDLTPLKNHPTLEYLYLDNNLIQDIKVLETIPNLREVSLPDNPLNEESLKVLVDLRNKGVTAVAGRTNNKNGIYGNPIVVSLDDEYVPFDLPPYMKNGTVMVPFRNLFEKLGLEVTWNKDSQTIIGEKEGLKIEMQVGRPSADVNGETVSLPLAPKVVYGSTFVPLRFVAESMDAKLEFDDGPGIAVMRTKQKIASSDNTVEVVAFGKWTPYESDSSKYTKLAIRSSNGSTLVVNVVPKQDLLADTELDAFYKDAKSQLLADSGIEVWEETEETFQGHPSKNVLYYKTEDGFPSFVCTAIFFEADGRFYQVIISEKDTLPEKVLQELDEMAATVKLNP